A genomic segment from Brienomyrus brachyistius isolate T26 chromosome 9, BBRACH_0.4, whole genome shotgun sequence encodes:
- the dpy19l1l gene encoding dpy-19-like 1, like: MAVKARKQPARDASAQITDKERSASASSAPSTGRGRRSGRDGKGGAFGCSSPHSRNGLFAAGASSRSRLGLSPSALLAAAVTVALAAVAGLAHWYHLSYLFENDRHFSHLSTLEKEMAFRTEMGLYFSYFKTIIEAPSFATGLHSIMNDRLTEYPLVINTLKRFNLYPEVVLASWYRIYTSTMNFFGIPTKMCWSVNRGEGLNAVDSCEGLGDPAYFYVTFVFLLNGGMMSLFFVYGAYLSGSHLGGVITTLCFFFNHGESTRVMWTPPLRESFSYPFLVLQMLLLTYILRAPTPGKKALLALGVSSLLFMVPWQFAQFVLLTQIACLFACYILGYLSPAKMHALLVTHMVSLGVCFVAMFGNAMLLTSFYASSLASIWGITALRGRIIRACKPGMMTWLVQGLGWVVVTVALKFALSAAFGSADDAHISSLIKSKFTNYRDFDTLMYTCAAEFDFMERETPLRYTKTLLLPVNVLILVAVAVKMIKDILRSLRQEAEPVKGPHVDSEQTTQSANGELVFHALQLLAFAVLAVLIMRLKLFLTPHMCLMASLICSRPLFGWIRERHKHQLAAIAALCLMAVQGVSNLQAQWSIMGEFSNLPQEELLEWIQENTRPSDVFAGAMPTMASVKLSAHRPIVNHPHYEDAGLRERTKLVYSMYSRMPPELVKKKLIKLQVDYFVLEDSWCTRRSRPGCSMPEIWDVEDPKNRGKVPLCTLMSRDPRPHFTVVFQNDVYKVLRIPRGTKELR; encoded by the exons ATGGCGGTAAAAGCAAGAAAGCAGCCTGCGAGGGACGCGTCAGCTCAGATCACGGACAAGGAGAGAAGCGCGTCCGCGTCCTCAGCACCGAGCACCGGCAGGGGCAGGCGATCGGGCAGGGATGGCAAAGGCGGCGCTTTCGGCTGCAGCTCGCCGCACAGCAGGAACGGGCTGTTCGCCGCCGGCGCGTCCTCCCGGAGCAGGCTGGGCCTCTCACCGTCCGCGCTGCTGGCCGCAGCCGTCACCGTAGCGCTTG CTGCTGTAGCAGGCCTGGCGCACTG GTATCATCTTTCATACCTGTTTGAAAATGACAGGCACTTTTCCCACCTTTCGACACTGGAGAAGGAGATGGCGTTTCGGACAGAGATG GGTCTTTATTTTTCATACTTTAAGACCATAATCGAAGCACCATCCTTTGCCACTGGACTGCATTCGATAATGAACGATCGCTTGACGGAATACCCGCTGGTCATAAACACGCTGAAGAGGTTCAACCTGTACCCAGAG GTGGTCTTGGCCAGCTGGTACAGAATCTACACCAGTACAATGAACTTCTTTGGGATTCCCACTAAGATGTGCTGGTCTGTGAACAGGGGAGAGGGGCTGAATGCGGTGGACAGCTGTGAAG GTCTGGGGGACCCCGCCTACTTCTACGTCACGTTTGTGTTCCTCCTGAATGGAGGGATGATGAGCCTGTTCTTTGTATACGGGGCGTATTTGAG CGGAAGTCACCTTGGTGGAGTCATCACCACGCTCTGCTTTTTCTTCAACCACGGCGAG AGCACTCGCGTCATGTGGACGCCCCCCCTCCGTGAGAGCTTCTCCTACCCCTTCCTCGTTCTGCAGATGCTGCTGCTGACCTACATCCTccg GGCCCCCACGCCTGGGAAGAAGGCCTTGCTGGCACTGGGAGTCTCCAGTTTGCTCTTCATGGTGCCCTGGCAATTTGCCCAGTTCGTTTTACTCACTCAG ATCGCCTGCCTGTTTGCTTGCTACATCCTGGGCTACCTTTCCCCTGCCAAGATGCACGCACTCCTCGTCACGCACATG GTCTCGTTGGGGGTCTGCTTCGTGGCCATGTTCGGGAACGCGATGCTGCTGACGTCTTTCTACGCCTCCTCGCTGGCATCCATCTGG GGGATCACTGCACTGAGAGGCCGAATCATCAGGGCCTGCAAACCGGGGATGATGACCTGG CTGGTGCAAGGACTCGGCTGGGTCGTCGTCACAGTCGCCCTGAAATTCGCCCTGTCCGCTGCATTCGGATCCGCGGACGAT GCTCACATAAGCAGCCTGATCAAGTCCAAGTTCACCAATTACAGGGACTTCGACACCTTGATGTACACTTGCGCCGCCGAGTTTGACTTCATGGAAAgagag ACCCCTCTCCGCTACACAAAGACGCTGCTGCTTCCGGTGAACGTCCTCATCTTGGTGGCCGTCGCGGTGAAG ATGATAAAAGATATTCTGCGGTCGCTGAGGCAGGAAGCCGAGCCAGTGAAAGGGCCTCATGTGGATTCTGAGCa AACCACACAAAGTGCCAATGGAGAG TTGGTGTTTCACGCCCTGCAGCTCCTCGCCTTTGCCGTCTTGGCCGTCCTCATCATGAGGCTGAAGCTCTTCCTCACGCCCCACATGTGCCTGATGGCCTCGCTGATCTGCTCGCGTCCG CTCTTCGGCTGGATCAGAGAACGGCACAAGCATCAGCTGGCAGCCATCGCGGCGCTCTGCCTGATGGCCGTGCAGGGCGTGTCCAATCTGCAGGCGCAGTGGAGCATCATGGGAGAGTTCAGCAACCTGCCGCAGGAGGAACTCCTGGAGTGGATTCAGGAGAACACCCGGCCCA GTGACGTCTTCGCAGGAGCCATGCCCACGATGGCCAGCGTGAAGCTGTCGGCCCACAGGCCCATCGTGAATCACCCACACTATGAAGACGCTGGCCTGAG GGAGCGGACAAAGCTGGTGTACTCCATGTACAGCCGCATGCCACCCGAGCTGGTGAAGAAGAAGCTGATCAAACTGCAGGTGGACTACTTTGTCCTGGAGGACTCATGGTGTACCCGGCGCTCTAG GCCCGGCTGCAGCATGCCCGAGATCTGGGACGTGGAGGACCCCAAGAACCGTGGGAAGGTGCCGCTTTGCACACTGATGTCCCGCGACCCGCGGCCTCACTTCACCGTGGTGTTCCAGAATGACGTTTACAAAGTCCTCCGCATCCCCAGAGGCACCAAAGAGCTGAGATAG